CCAGGAGGGAGGATGACTCTCCTGGGTTATCCGCCAGGAGTATTCAGCGTGGGCCCCTGACCCTGCGCCTCTTGTCCCTCCCTCTCAGGGTGAAACTGGTCCTAGCGGCCCTGCTGGTCCCACTGGAGCTCGTGGTGCCCCCGTAAGTACAGAAGAGCCGGTTAAGGCTCCATACTCCAGCCTTCTCTCCCTTCATACTGCCCCTGGCCCTCTTTCTGGCCCTCCTCCACCTTGGCTCCCACCTGCTCTGGTCCCTGTGGAGTTCTCCTCaggccctccttccccaccctccgGTCCATCCCATCCCACCTTCCCCCAGATCAGGGCATCTCTCCATTTGCCTCCTTTTCTTCTAGGGAGACCGTGGTGAGCCTGGTCCCCCCGGCCCTGCTGGCTTCGCTGGCCCCCCTGTGAGTACCAAGATCCCTTTCATCTTCCATCTCCAACTAGGCCCTGGGGCCTTGAGTGACTGGATGAGGAGAGAGGCATTGGCCTGATTCAGAGAAGGAGGGTGGAGGGGGAATTGTCTCCCATTCAAGCATCTTCCTGCCTGGAGTTCCTGTCCTTCCTCAGCTGACTTCCTAGGCCGGCACAGCCCTCTCCTCCACTCACcacactccctcctcccccagggtgCTGATGGCCAACCTGGTGCTAAAGGCGAACCTGGTGATGCTGGTGCTAAAGGCGATGCTGGTGCCCCTGGCACTGCTGGACCCACTGGACCTCCTGGCCCCATTGTGAGTATCTCGCCACCTAGGCCCCGAGCTGCTGGCAGGCTGGATCCAGGACTGGCCCAGCCGTGACTCCTCTGTGCTCTCCTACAGGGTAACGTTGGTGCTCCCGGACCCAAAGGTGCTCGTGGCAGCGCTGGTCCCCCTGTGAGTACCTCACTGTGATTCTCTGCCAAGGCCCTCCCCAGCCCGCGTTTAGAGATGGGGCGGCTGGGCCAGGTGAGGGGCTGTCCTCCCTCTGATTGCTTCTTTGTCCTCTTCTCTAGGGTGCTACTGGTTTCCCTGGTGCTGCTGGCCGAGTCGGTCCCCCTGGGCCCTCTGTAAGTGTCTGTGGTGGAGACTTCACCGGTCTGGGAGGGTATGGGGCACAGGCCGTCAGGAGCCCGACTACGTAGTCGGGTGGGCCCGACTACGGCTTCCATAATGCTCCGGAATCTGATGGATTCTGACGGCCCCAATTCTCCCCAACCAGGGAAATGCTGGACCCCCTGGACCTTCTGGTCCTGCTGGCAAAGAAGGCAGCAAAGGCCCCCGCGGTGAGACCGGCCCCGCTGGGCGTGCTGGTGAAGTCGGTCCTCCCGGTCCCCCTGGCCCCGCTGGTGAGAAAGGAGCCCCTGGTGCTGATGGACCTGCTGTAAGTGCACTACGCTCCAGATGGGTCCAGAGTGGGGGCAGCGTCCCTGGCCACTGGAAGTCACCTCACCCCCACCCGTCCCCCACAGGGCGCTCCCGGCACTCCCGGACCTCAGGGCATTGCTGGACAGCGTGGCGTGGTCGGCCTGCCCGGTCAGCGAGGAGAAAGAGGCTTCCCTGGTCTTCCTGGCCCCTCTGTGAGTGCCCCCTCACCTTGCGGATCCCGACGAGAACAGTTGCAGGACTTGGAGGGCGCAGGGTGGGGGTGTTGGGGTCAGCGGGGACAGAGGTGGCGGGTCCTAAGgccctctcccaccccatccccggcCTGACCCTTTCTTCTCCCTCAGGGTGAACCCGGCAAACAAGGTCCTTCTGGAGCAAGTGGTGAACGTGGCCCCCCTGGTCCCATGGGCCCCCCCGGATTGGCTGGACCCCCTGGCGAGTCTGGACGTGAGGTAAGTGGTTGCCGGCCCCACGCCAGTGCCCTTGGTGTGGCCGTCTCGGCCTTGgcctgagcctccctcccctcggcTGCCGTTCACCTTCCCCTGCTCTCTGCAGGGAGCCCCTGGTGCCGAAGGATCCCCTGGACGAGATGGTTCTCCGGGCCCCAAGGTAAGACGGCTGCACCCTGGGGCCACAGCCCCACCTGCCGCTCCACCTGGCCCTCTCAGCTGGGGCTGACCCGgattcccctcctcccccccctccccctctcaggGTGACCGTGGTGAGACCGGCCCTGCTGGACCCCCTGGTGCTCCTGGTGCCCCTGGTGCCCCTGGCCCCGTCGGCCCTGCTGGCAAGAGCGGTGATCGTGGCGAGACTGTAAGTAGCTGCGCTCTGGCTTTACCGTTTCTGCTCAGGCCAGGGACTCTCCAGGCTTGCCGAGGGGTCTGCAGATGGACACCTGACTTCACCTAAGCAGGGGAGAAGAGGAGGCCTTGCAAGATGTCTGGGCCCTTGGCCTCCCTGAAAACACTGAGCCACAGCTCAGCCTTGAGACCCCTCCTCCCGACAGTCCCGTTTCCCCCGAGGAATGGGGTTTGTTCCCAGGTGCTTGCCCCAGCTTACAGGAGGCCTGAATTTACATGAAGATTCACCTGGGGTCAGGAGAGAATGgatgtggtgggaaaagatgagAGGAAAGAGGGATTTGGCCAAGGGGGGGCCTCACCTGCAGCTCAGGCCGTGCCAGCCCTCAGCTGGGCTCTCCCTGACCAGGATCTAATGCTCTCTTTGCTCTCCCCAGGGTCCTGCTGGTCCCGCTGGTCCCATTGGCCCCGTTGGTGCCCGCGGCCCCACCGTAAGTGCCCTGCTATGGCCCTTGTGTGCTCAGAACCCTTGTCCAGATGTGGACTGCACCCCCTCAGTGCTAACAGAACTTCCACCTGACAGCCTGTCCCCATCTCTCTTCTAGGGACCCCAAGGCCCCCGTGGTGACAAGGGTGAGACAGGCGAACAGGGCGACAGAGGCATTAAGGGTCACCGTGGCTTCTCTGGTCTCCAGGGTCCCCCTGGCCCTCCCGTGAGtatgcccagcccctccccagcgcCCAGCTGCCATCTTACCTTCTTTTATCATCTCCCCAAGTCCTGCTGTGTGATGGGGGAGGACACTTTGCCTCGGTTTCCCTCTCTGGACCGTCCTTCTCCTCCCTAGTGGGAACTGGGGTCTGAAGACTAATGGGTATTTCCAAGTAGCCTCTGAGAGAGTGAGGGGTGCGCAACGAGGGATCGTGGGAGGGGTCTCAGCCTATGGACACCCTGGGGCTAGACTTCCAGAATAACAAGGTGGTTGGTTGGGGGCGGTTGCTGGCCACATTTGACCTACACTTGGCCTAAACTGTCTTCACATCTCTCCTTCAGGGCTCTCCTGGTGAGCAAGGTCCCTCCGGAGCTTCTGGTCCTGCTGGTCCCCGCGTGAGTTGTGTCTCCTATTTATCTGCTCTTCCTGGGTCCCTCGCCTCTCTGGAGAAGGGTCTGGGGCAGGGCatgaaaggagggaagggggttCTAGACCACCTTATGCAGCTctcgcctccccctccccactgcttcCTCCCACAAAATTTCCTGGCCCAGCTGTGGGAGTGAGCCGTAATGAGGCTGAGGAACCAGAGCCCAGGCAGAGTGGGTTGTGGGCTTCTCTGCCAGAGCTGGGGTGGGCCCGTGCTTTCTGGCAGGCTTTCTCCAACCAGCTTCCTCCCTGCAGGGTCCCCCTGGCTCCGCTGGTACTCCTGGCAAAGATGGACTCAACGGTCTCCCAGGCCCCATCGGTCCCCCTGGTCCTCGTGGTCGCACTGGTGATGCTGGTCCTGCTGTATGTGGTCCCCCACCTTGTCTGCCCATGGCCCTCCAGCCCCGAAAACACTGAACCCCGGTaatccccctctcctccctctctgcgCAGGGTCCCCCCGGCCCTCCCGGACCCCCTGGTCCCCCTGGTCCTCCCAGCGGTGGTTATGACTTCAGCTTCCTGCCCCAGCCACCTCAAGAGAAGGCTCAGGATGGTGGCCGCTACTACCGGGCCGATGATGCCAATGTGGTCCGTGACCGTGACCTCGAGGTGGACACCACTCTCAAGAGCCTGAGCCAGCAGATCGAGAACATCCGGAGTCCTGAAGGCAGCCGCAAGAACCCTGCCCGCACCTGCCGTGACCTCAAGATGTGCCACTCCGACTGGAAGAGCGGTAAGGGCTGGCCCAGCTGTGCCTCCTCCCGCCGCGACGGGGCTGAGCCCTGAGGTGCCCACATCCCGCACCTCCCCTGACGCCATCTCACCCTGCCCCACTGCAGGAGAATACTGGATTGACCCCAACCAAGGCTGCAACCTGGATGCCATCAAGGTCTTCTGCAACATGGAGACAGGCGAGACCTGCGTGTATCCCACTCAGCCCAGCGTGGCCCAGAAGAACTGGTACATCAGCAAGAACTCCAAGGACAAGAGGCATGTCTGGTACGGCGAGAGCATGACCGGCGGATTCCAGGTGCGTGAGCTCGATCCCGTAGCCGCTCTTAGGAGATGGGCTGGCCCAGGGCTCAGAAGGGCCTAAGGGTAGGTCCCGGGTGGACCAGACCTCTGCTAAGTGTGATCAGCTGGGAGGCAGGAGACCTGGGTCAGTGATACGGGGTCAAACACAGGGTGCCTGGGGGCAAGGGGTGCCGCCTCTGGACGTAAGGTTCACTAGGATGCTCTCAGGGGACTCCAGGGAGGGGGGCCAGGACCGGAGGCTCCAACACAGCCACTCACTCGTCGCTCTTCCGCTCCCACAGTTCGAGTACGGCGGCCAGGGCTCCAATCCTGCCGATGTGGCCATCCAGCTGACTTTCCTGCGGCTGATGTCCACTGAGGCCTCCCAGAACATCACCTACCACTGCAAGAACAGCGTGGCCTATATGGACCAGCAGACTGGCAACCTCAAGAAGGCCCTGCTCCTCCAGGGCTCCAACGAGATTGAGATCCGGGCCGAGGGCAACAGCCGCTTCACCTACAGCGTCACCTACGACGGCTGCACGGTGAGTCCAGCAGGGCCCCCGCTCTGGGCTTTGGCTTTCCGGGCAGGctcagtccccccaccccctcactgcCACTTGGTGACACCCCTCTCCCATTGTCTCCCTTTCACCCCAGAGTCACACCGGAGCCTGGGGCAAGACAGTGATCGAATACAAAACCACCAAGACCTCCCGCTTGCCCATCATCGATGTGGCCCCCTTGGACGTTGGCGCCCCAGACCAGGAATTCGGCATCGACGTTGGCCCTGTCTGCTTCCTGTAAACTCCCTCCACCCCAACCTGGCTCCCTCCCACCCAACCCACTTGCCCCTGACTCTGGAAACAAAGAACCCAAACTGAACCccccaaaaagccaaaaaaatggGAGACAATTTCACATggactttggaaaatattttttcctttgcattcatcTCTCAAACTTAGTTTTTATCTTTGACCAACTGAATATGACCAAAAACCAAAACTGCATTCaaccttaccaaaaaaaaaaaaaaagaataaataaataactttttaaaaaaggaagcttGGTCCACTTGCTTGAAGACCCACGTGGGGGTAAGTCCTTTTCTGCCCGTTGGGCTTATGACACCCCAACGCTGccctttctgctcctttctccatGCCTTCTTGGGGCCTCCCCTCCACTGCTCCCCGAATCTAAGTCTCCCCAAAAGGCACAGGAAACAATGCATTGTTTGCCCAGCAACCAAAGGCAATGTTGAAACACCCAAGTGGCCCCCCACACTCCCAGCCTACTCCCTTCACCCAGAACCCCCGAGCCCTGGGGGAACCCGGAGTTCTCAGACTGCCAAAGAAGCCTTACCATCTGGCATCCCTGTTGCCCTGGCAACATACCCCTCTTTGTTTTTGAGGGGGAGCATGCCAGGGGCACCACTGGCCCTTCACCACCGGGTTTGGAGAAAAGTCAGGAGGGGCCAAGACAGAGCAGAAACGTCGGATTTGAGAAACATGCCGATCCCCCCGTGCTCCCCAGCTGGGTGGGAGAGACTGCTCTGTTCCTTGTGTAATTGTGTCGCTGAAAGACTACCTCGTTCTCGTCTTTGGTCTTTGTGTGTCACCGGGGCAACTGCATGGGGGGCgggatgggggcagggtggaAGGGGCTCCCCGTTTTATATCAAAGGTGCTACATCTCtgtgatggggtggggtggggagggaatcaCTGGTGCTATGGAAGTGGAAACGCACCCCCCCCCTTAGGCCAGCAAATGTTCCTTTTTGTTCAaagtctttttttattctttgttttttttttttttttcttgtggatgGGGACTCGTGAATTTTCTAAAGGTGCTATTTAATGTGAGGGAGAGAGTGCCGGCTCCAGACAGGGTCACTTGCTCTCCACCCTCTCTTCATCCCCCTCAGCGCCTCGCACCACCTcaggcctctctcctctctctcccgacctctccctcctctgaaacCCTCTCCTCAGCTGCATCCCATCCTCACGGCCTCTCTTGTAGTCTGTTCTGCGTTCTCTCTCACTGGGTTTCAGAGCACAATTTCCCAAAGCACAAAGCAGTTTTTCCCCCTAGGGGTGGGAGGAAACAAGAGACTCTGTACCTATTTTGTATGTGTATAATAATTTGagatgtttttaattattttgattgcTGGAATAAAGCATGTGGAAATGACCCAAACCTATCTGCAGTGGCCTCCTAATTTCCTTCCTTGGAGTTGGTGGAGGGGAGTCCTGGGGAGGGAGCTTTGGGAGGTGGGTGGGCTCTCCTTCAGCGtctgccccttcccttcccctctccctctagCACCCTTGACggaccctccccctccctcttgcctttcTTACGCCTTTACCCTTTCTCTTAACTCTCTCCTCATCTTCCTTGCATGTCTCCATACCCCCTTGTCCCTTACAGTGCCAGACAGGCAACCCACTTGTgcgtcaacacacacacacacacacacacacacacacacacacacacacacacctccctgcAGATCCTGCCCTGCCCAAACCTCATGCCTATGCCCATCAATGCCATCAACTCTCGCTGCTCCCCCCTACTGCTGGGGGCACCCTGCAGGGTTGGGGGGCTGTGGTCAGGGCACTGGGAGGCCCGTGGTTGGTGGAGGGAGGTGGAGTCCCTGGGAGCCCCCCTGGGCAAATGCCTAGGGTCATCTGGCCTCTTCTCCGTCCTAGCCCCCTCTGAGCTCCTCCAAGGGAGCAATCAGCAAGACAACATGAGacagggctgctgagcctgccctgAGGGCCAGAGGAGACCTGGAGAAAGCAttgcttcctcctccttcttctggtctcccccaggagggaaggagggaaccaCCAGCCCTCAGGAAAGCCTCCCCAGGGCCTCGGAGACCTGCAGTCCAGGTACTTACCAGCTGCTACCAGGAAGGTGACAGGCCTTCCTGACCATCTCTCTCGGCCTTCTAAGTCCCCAAAACATGACCCCTGGGTGTGTGGCGGCCTGGGGAGATCATTttgcccagcccctgcctcctgccctttccttctcatttttagaaattcctgcttcctcttcctactttctctccctcccttcctttttccctcaccctctgcctgcccctccctgctgaCCTGAGAGCCTGAGGCCCCCACAAGGAAGGTGACTGGTCAGCTCCCCAATCTCAGGGAAGAAGCACAGCCGTGTGCCGTCCGTGGGCACACAGAGGATCCAGGGAGTCAGAACTCCGGAGCAGACCGGGCGCCCAGAGACCTAGAGACGGGGAGAAGTTGACAGCTGTCCCATTCCTGCCCCCCTCCCAAGGTCTCAGGAACTAAACCTTTGGCCAGGAAAGGCCCTCATCCCTCCCTCAGGTCCACAGAGATGGACCAGTCCTCAGAGGCCGTTGTCTGCAATACTAATACCTTGGCTGTCATTCAGTAGTCGTGACGGTTAATTATGGCCCTTAATAATTCATCACTAGCACTTCTACCACATCCAGGAAAGTGTAGTACTGGAATTAGCCTAAAGAGGGCAAGAAATTGTGGCTTGTAAACAAAAGTTTATTCAATATGCAAATGACCCCAAGTTACCTCGTGATCCTTTGATCAATCCATTGAATGATTGCCTACCTGACACCAGCCTAGGCAACTCCCATGCACCTGGACCTCCTGCCCCCGAGGCCCTTGGCTGTCTTGGTCCCATCCCTATCTGCCCCCACAGGGGACTCAGAAGCAAGCCAAGCCTGGTGTCCAAGCTTTACCAGCCACTAGTCCCCTGTTCGTTCTCagtctctcctcccctgcccacaCCTGTCGCACCGGCAGGTGCACCACGCTTCTCAACTTCCaggcctttcttcttttttttttttttttttttttttttgcggtacgcgggcctcccaccgttgtggcctctcccattgcggagcacaggctctggatgcgcaggctcagcggccatgcctcacgggcccagctgctccgcggcacgtgggatcttcccggaccggggcacgaacccatgtcccctgcatcggcaggcggactcccaaccactgcgccaccagggaagccccaggcctttCTTAGGTTTCAAATGTCTCATAGTCCCCTCATTCTCCTGGCCAACCCAGGCTGAGTTTGACTTGAGTTTCCAAAGCTCTCCATGTCTATGGAATTCATCTCAGCCTTAAGACCAGACATTGGTGCCACTGTCATGCTGTCATGTTTTCACCCTGTTATTCTTTCCAAGCCAAGAGGAGCTGGCTGAGGCCGGAAGCCAGGGGCTGAGACGCAGGGCTGGGTGCAAGTCTGGGTGTAGATGCCCGGGAGA
Above is a genomic segment from Phocoena sinus isolate mPhoSin1 chromosome 20, mPhoSin1.pri, whole genome shotgun sequence containing:
- the COL1A1 gene encoding collagen alpha-1(I) chain isoform X9, yielding MKGHRGFSGLDGAKGDAGPAGPKGEPGSPGENGAPGQMGPRGLPGERGRPGAPGPAGARGNDGATGAAGPPGSTGPAGPPGFPGAVGAKGEAGPQGSRGSEGPQGVRGEPGPPGPAGAAGPAGNPGTDGQPGAKGANGAPGIAGAPGFPGARGPSGPQGPSGPPGPKGNSGEPGAPGNKGDTGAKGEPGPTGIQGPPGPAGEEGKRGARGEPGPAGLPGPPGERGGPGSRGFPGADGLAGPKGPAGERGAPGPAGPKGSPGEAGRPGEAGLPGAKGLTGSPGSPGPDGKTGPPGPAGQDGRPGPPGPPGSRGQAGVMGFPGPKGAAGEPGKAGERGVPGPPGAAGPAGKDGEAGAQGPPGPAGPAGERGEQGPAGSPGFQGLPGPSGPPGEAGKPGEQGVPGDIGAPGPSGARGERGFPGERGVQGPSGPAGPRGSNGAPGNDGAKGDAGAPGAPGNQGAPGLQGMPGERGAAGLPGPKGDRGDAGPKGADGAPGKDGVRGLTGPIGPPGPAGAPGDKGETGPSGPAGPTGARGAPGDRGEPGPPGPAGFAGPPGADGQPGAKGEPGDAGAKGDAGAPGTAGPTGPPGPIGNVGAPGPKGARGSAGPPGATGFPGAAGRVGPPGPSGNAGPPGPSGPAGKEGSKGPRGETGPAGRAGEVGPPGPPGPAGEKGAPGADGPAGAPGTPGPQGIAGQRGVVGLPGQRGERGFPGLPGPSGEPGKQGPSGASGERGPPGPMGPPGLAGPPGESGREGAPGAEGSPGRDGSPGPKGDRGETGPAGPPGAPGAPGAPGPVGPAGKSGDRGETGPAGPAGPIGPVGARGPTGPQGPRGDKGETGEQGDRGIKGHRGFSGLQGPPGPPGSPGEQGPSGASGPAGPRGPPGSAGTPGKDGLNGLPGPIGPPGPRGRTGDAGPAGPPGPPGPPGPPGPPSGGYDFSFLPQPPQEKAQDGGRYYRADDANVVRDRDLEVDTTLKSLSQQIENIRSPEGSRKNPARTCRDLKMCHSDWKSGEYWIDPNQGCNLDAIKVFCNMETGETCVYPTQPSVAQKNWYISKNSKDKRHVWYGESMTGGFQFEYGGQGSNPADVAIQLTFLRLMSTEASQNITYHCKNSVAYMDQQTGNLKKALLLQGSNEIEIRAEGNSRFTYSVTYDGCTSHTGAWGKTVIEYKTTKTSRLPIIDVAPLDVGAPDQEFGIDVGPVCFL
- the COL1A1 gene encoding collagen alpha-1(I) chain isoform X8 produces the protein MAFLDNLDFPDPPDPQDLPDPLASEETLLPRCLMATMRNQQEFLCLAPWVLLVLVVSLAPLAHLVPKVSKAPLVSLASLEPQVPWVPVVPLAPLARTEMMVKLESLVVLVSAGLLDLSPAFVLFFSLQGARGLPGTAGLPGMKGHRGFSGLDGAKGDAGPAGPKGEPGSPGENGAPGQMGPRGLPGERGRPGAPGPAGARGNDGATGAAGPPGSTGPAGPPGFPGAVGAKGEAGPQGSRGSEGPQGVRGEPGPPGPAGAAGPAGNPGTDGQPGAKGANGAPGIAGAPGFPGARGPSGPQGPSGPPGPKGNSGEPGAPGNKGDTGAKGEPGPTGIQGPPGPAGEEGKRGARGEPGPAGLPGPPGERGGPGSRGFPGADGLAGPKGPAGERGAPGPAGPKGSPGEAGRPGEAGLPGAKGLTGSPGSPGPDGKTGPPGPAGQDGRPGPPGPPGSRGQAGVMGFPGPKGAAGEPGKAGERGVPGPPGAAGPAGKDGEAGAQGPPGPAGPAGERGEQGPAGSPGFQGLPGPSGPPGEAGKPGEQGVPGDIGAPGPSGARGERGFPGERGVQGPSGPAGPRGSNGAPGNDGAKGDAGAPGAPGNQGAPGLQGMPGERGAAGLPGPKGDRGDAGPKGADGAPGKDGVRGLTGPIGPPGPAGAPGDKGETGPSGPAGPTGARGAPGDRGEPGPPGPAGFAGPPGADGQPGAKGEPGDAGAKGDAGAPGTAGPTGPPGPIGNVGAPGPKGARGSAGPPGATGFPGAAGRVGPPGPSGNAGPPGPSGPAGKEGSKGPRGETGPAGRAGEVGPPGPPGPAGEKGAPGADGPAGAPGTPGPQGIAGQRGVVGLPGQRGERGFPGLPGPSGEPGKQGPSGASGERGPPGPMGPPGLAGPPGESGREGAPGAEGSPGRDGSPGPKGDRGETGPAGPPGAPGAPGAPGPVGPAGKSGDRGETGPAGPAGPIGPVGARGPTGPQGPRGDKGETGEQGDRGIKGHRGFSGLQGPPGPPGSPGEQGPSGASGPAGPRGPPGSAGTPGKDGLNGLPGPIGPPGPRGRTGDAGPAGPPGPPGPPGPPGPPSGGYDFSFLPQPPQEKAQDGGRYYRADDANVVRDRDLEVDTTLKSLSQQIENIRSPEGSRKNPARTCRDLKMCHSDWKSGEYWIDPNQGCNLDAIKVFCNMETGETCVYPTQPSVAQKNWYISKNSKDKRHVWYGESMTGGFQFEYGGQGSNPADVAIQLTFLRLMSTEASQNITYHCKNSVAYMDQQTGNLKKALLLQGSNEIEIRAEGNSRFTYSVTYDGCTSHTGAWGKTVIEYKTTKTSRLPIIDVAPLDVGAPDQEFGIDVGPVCFL